Proteins encoded together in one Streptomyces sp. B1I3 window:
- a CDS encoding aminoglycoside phosphotransferase family protein, producing MGFEPPQRLVRALGETYGDTAAADWLDRLPALTDEALSATGHDVSPERVVAPGGRSSLVLLVRRQDGTPAVLKIAPAGAAPALERAALAQWDGWGAVRLLAPGDGAVPEGALLLERLHHEVSLRSLPDAKALLEAAGTVRRLWVEPADGHPYESVEARTGRQAEPMRAAAAADPALEPLVSAALAARGELVAHAPELLLLHGNFRQSKVLSGERAPWLAVGPEPLVGERAYDLARLVRDRVEDLIASPGGAATARRRIRKLADSLEVDQGRLRGWTLFRAVESGTRALAAGRRQDGEVALEFAGWL from the coding sequence ATGGGTTTCGAACCGCCGCAGCGTCTGGTGCGGGCGCTCGGCGAGACGTACGGGGACACGGCCGCCGCCGACTGGCTGGACCGGCTCCCCGCGCTCACGGATGAGGCGTTGTCCGCAACGGGACACGACGTCTCCCCGGAGCGCGTGGTCGCTCCCGGCGGACGCAGCAGCCTCGTCCTCCTGGTGCGCCGCCAGGACGGCACGCCCGCCGTACTGAAGATCGCGCCCGCCGGTGCCGCGCCCGCCCTGGAGCGGGCGGCTCTCGCCCAGTGGGACGGCTGGGGCGCGGTGCGGCTCCTGGCACCCGGGGACGGAGCGGTACCCGAGGGCGCCCTGCTGCTGGAACGGCTGCACCACGAGGTGTCCCTGCGCTCCCTTCCCGACGCGAAGGCGTTGCTGGAGGCGGCGGGCACGGTGCGGCGGCTGTGGGTCGAACCGGCGGACGGCCATCCCTACGAGAGCGTCGAGGCACGCACAGGCCGGCAGGCGGAGCCGATGAGGGCCGCCGCCGCGGCGGATCCGGCGCTGGAGCCGCTGGTCTCCGCGGCGCTGGCGGCGCGCGGGGAACTGGTCGCGCACGCCCCCGAACTCCTGTTGCTGCACGGCAACTTCCGCCAGAGCAAGGTTCTGTCCGGTGAGCGGGCGCCGTGGCTCGCGGTCGGCCCGGAGCCGCTGGTCGGCGAGCGGGCGTACGACTTGGCGCGGCTGGTGCGTGACCGGGTCGAGGACCTCATCGCCTCGCCCGGCGGGGCGGCGACTGCCCGTCGCCGGATCAGGAAGCTCGCGGACTCCCTGGAGGTGGACCAGGGGCGGCTGCGCGGCTGGACGCTCTTCCGGGCCGTGGAGTCCGGGACCCGTGCGCTGGCGGCGGGGCGGCGCCAGGACGGCGAGGTGGCCCTGGAGTTCGCGGGCTGGCTGTAG